In Gordonia iterans, the following proteins share a genomic window:
- a CDS encoding recombinase family protein has protein sequence MADRIGTLLSRSGDSGEEVLIVSRGKARTRFRRRDELGWNFRVESTDSENIVEGKPKPDPTSVRRASRPRGQRVAYVRVSAADQGEARQLEAVGECDRVYVEKQSARSRADREKLAECIGYLRDGDELVVASMDRLARSLVDLKQIVGEVTAKGASVEFVHERATYAAGAQDPRADLMLSLLGAFAEFERAIICERQAEGIAIAKAKGKYKGRKRVLTAEQVDKARARIEAGEGPSVIARNLGVGRSTLYRALQRVEAGGRGRTSH, from the coding sequence ATGGCGGATCGGATTGGGACGCTTCTGAGCCGTTCGGGTGACAGTGGCGAGGAGGTGCTCATCGTCAGCCGCGGGAAGGCGCGGACTCGGTTCCGTCGCCGGGACGAGTTGGGCTGGAACTTTCGGGTGGAGTCAACGGACTCGGAGAACATCGTCGAGGGGAAGCCAAAGCCGGATCCGACGTCGGTTCGCCGGGCCTCGCGTCCGCGCGGGCAGAGGGTGGCCTATGTGCGGGTGTCGGCTGCGGATCAGGGTGAGGCGCGTCAGCTCGAGGCGGTGGGGGAGTGTGATCGGGTCTATGTCGAAAAGCAGTCTGCGCGCTCGCGCGCCGATCGCGAGAAGCTCGCCGAGTGCATCGGGTACCTGCGCGACGGTGACGAGCTCGTCGTCGCGTCAATGGACAGACTCGCTCGTTCCCTGGTCGATCTCAAGCAGATCGTTGGTGAGGTCACTGCCAAGGGCGCGAGTGTGGAGTTTGTCCATGAACGGGCTACCTACGCCGCCGGCGCCCAAGATCCTCGAGCCGATCTGATGCTTTCGCTGCTCGGGGCGTTCGCCGAGTTCGAGCGGGCCATCATTTGTGAACGTCAGGCCGAGGGCATTGCCATCGCTAAGGCGAAGGGCAAGTACAAGGGTCGTAAGCGAGTCCTGACCGCCGAGCAGGTCGACAAAGCCCGGGCCCGCATCGAGGCAGGGGAGGGGCCATCAGTGATCGCCCGCAATCTCGGAGTTGGCCGATCCACGCTCTACCGCGCACTACAGCGCGTTGAAGCGGGCGGGCGTGGACGCACCAGCCACTGA
- a CDS encoding MFS transporter, with translation MHSPQQTITESSRWTRAEWWMLTVSCLAVALVVAAMAALYSALPEIAVGTGATQAQLTWIVDGYTLVLACLVLPAGAIGDRYGRRAVLVIGLAIFTIASALPLLLSDPAWLIAARAIAGAGAALVMPSTLSILTAGFAAVHRGRAVGVWAGVAGSGAVLGILGAGVLLERWSWVSVFVGLTAAGALLAALACTIAESSQHEHPPVDWVGAAAAAVAVAGIVFATIEFPARGWADPIVLASAGAGMLATAFFILIELRSSAPLLDVRLFAKRGFSAGSLSVAIQFLVTFGVFLLLVQYLQLILGYGPLASALGLVPMTVPLIVISVIAPRLSQRFGLRVMTVAGLVTIAVGLMLVSRMTVDARYLDLLWPLLIMSAGLGLCTAPATYAIIAETPESKHGVAAAVNDAAREIGAAMGIAVAGSVLAAGYTRHIQPALPQLPEPARGPVSDSLAAALEIAAQAGPMAQPLVDYAKEAFVNGSSQATLTLAILTAAAAVLLAILAPGTAPRDHKTSSTAPAHRDSVG, from the coding sequence ATGCACTCACCGCAACAGACCATCACCGAGTCATCCCGGTGGACCCGAGCCGAATGGTGGATGCTCACGGTGTCGTGCCTAGCCGTGGCGTTGGTGGTCGCGGCCATGGCCGCGCTGTACTCGGCATTACCGGAGATTGCGGTAGGGACTGGAGCGACGCAAGCCCAGCTGACCTGGATCGTCGACGGCTACACGCTGGTACTGGCGTGCCTGGTCCTGCCCGCTGGAGCGATCGGTGACCGCTATGGCAGACGCGCAGTTCTCGTAATAGGCCTGGCGATATTCACCATTGCGTCCGCACTTCCCCTGCTGCTGTCTGACCCGGCCTGGTTGATCGCTGCGCGAGCGATTGCCGGGGCGGGCGCTGCACTGGTAATGCCCTCGACGCTCTCGATTCTGACTGCTGGTTTCGCCGCCGTTCATCGCGGCCGAGCAGTAGGTGTGTGGGCTGGAGTCGCCGGCTCCGGAGCAGTGTTAGGCATCCTCGGCGCCGGGGTGTTGCTTGAGCGCTGGTCGTGGGTGTCGGTATTTGTCGGACTGACCGCAGCGGGAGCCCTACTGGCCGCGCTGGCATGCACGATCGCTGAGTCCAGCCAGCATGAGCACCCTCCCGTGGACTGGGTGGGCGCGGCGGCAGCTGCAGTCGCGGTTGCGGGAATCGTATTCGCCACGATCGAGTTTCCAGCGCGGGGCTGGGCCGACCCGATCGTTCTCGCCAGCGCCGGGGCCGGCATGTTGGCGACAGCCTTTTTTATCCTGATTGAGCTGCGATCCTCGGCCCCCTTGTTGGATGTTCGGTTGTTCGCCAAGCGCGGCTTCAGCGCCGGCTCGTTGTCGGTGGCCATCCAATTCTTGGTCACTTTCGGGGTATTCCTACTCCTGGTGCAGTACCTACAACTGATCCTGGGATACGGACCGCTGGCCTCGGCGTTGGGATTGGTGCCGATGACGGTCCCCCTGATCGTGATCTCGGTGATCGCCCCCCGACTGTCACAGCGATTTGGACTACGAGTGATGACCGTCGCCGGTCTGGTGACCATCGCAGTTGGCCTGATGCTGGTCAGCCGGATGACCGTCGACGCACGTTACCTCGACCTGCTATGGCCGCTGTTGATCATGAGCGCAGGGCTCGGACTATGCACAGCCCCAGCGACCTACGCGATCATCGCCGAAACTCCGGAGAGCAAACACGGGGTCGCCGCCGCAGTCAACGATGCGGCCCGCGAGATCGGCGCTGCGATGGGGATCGCAGTGGCCGGCAGTGTGCTGGCCGCCGGATACACCCGCCACATCCAACCCGCCCTGCCTCAGTTACCCGAACCTGCCCGCGGTCCGGTCTCCGACTCCCTGGCCGCCGCCCTAGAGATCGCCGCACAAGCCGGACCAATGGCGCAACCATTGGTCGACTACGCCAAAGAGGCATTTGTCAACGGCAGCAGTCAGGCCACACTTACGTTGGCAATCCTCACCGCCGCAGCCGCAGTCTTGCTAGCGATCCTTGCCCCGGGCACTGCTCCGCGTGACCACAAGACCAGTTCCACAGCACCGGCACACCGGGACAGCGTCGGATAG
- a CDS encoding IS1634 family transposase, giving the protein MGLFVRKVRTASGATAVQIVSKERGVRRIVEHIGSAHSPEELAVLLEVADTKLHAGQLAFDLSALAPAKVPAVPEVAGSQSRVLWKVLEQGYRDLGFDKIGTDAFKQLVLARIVEPTSKADTIRVLAELGVPSPSLRTIWRTLTRSVSEDWRTQLASAALGHVTAGGALSVVMYDVTTLYFEAENEETFRKVGMSKERRVDPQILVGMLVDPTGFPLEVHSFAGNRAETSTLLPVLTRFRERHHGADVVVVADAGMLSAANLNALQEAGFDFIVGSRTGSAPRDLAEHYERRGTYLRDGQTIETKRTMGTGAHARTRRVVWHYSRKRERRDNITLNKQIERAQDIADGRRRPKKDRFVALGNQPGVNWDAVDKARSYLGLKGYVTSLSKDTLSGEQVVAAYHDLFRVEESFRMAKSDLRARPMFHHQRDSIEAHLTIVFAALAVTRHLTDTTGYSIKRIITTLRPVRDVMIRVRGQHVMAETPLDGTAAYIIAKLHASTGH; this is encoded by the coding sequence GTGGGGTTGTTCGTCCGGAAGGTGCGGACCGCGTCGGGTGCGACAGCGGTACAGATCGTGTCGAAGGAACGTGGTGTGCGCCGGATCGTCGAACACATCGGATCGGCGCATTCACCCGAAGAACTCGCGGTGCTGCTCGAGGTCGCCGATACGAAGCTCCATGCAGGTCAGCTCGCTTTCGACTTGTCGGCGTTGGCGCCGGCGAAGGTCCCGGCGGTCCCCGAGGTGGCCGGGTCGCAATCGCGCGTGTTGTGGAAAGTCCTCGAACAGGGCTACCGCGATCTCGGGTTCGACAAGATCGGCACTGACGCGTTCAAACAGTTGGTGCTGGCCAGGATCGTCGAACCGACGAGCAAGGCCGACACGATCCGAGTGCTGGCCGAACTCGGAGTGCCTTCACCATCGCTGCGCACGATCTGGCGCACCCTCACACGCAGTGTCAGCGAGGACTGGCGGACACAGCTCGCTTCGGCGGCGTTGGGGCATGTCACCGCGGGCGGGGCCCTGTCTGTCGTGATGTACGACGTGACGACCCTGTACTTCGAAGCCGAGAACGAAGAAACCTTCCGGAAAGTCGGGATGAGCAAGGAACGGCGGGTCGACCCCCAGATCCTCGTCGGGATGCTCGTCGACCCGACCGGGTTTCCCCTCGAAGTGCACTCCTTCGCCGGCAACCGGGCAGAGACCAGCACCCTGCTGCCCGTGCTCACCCGGTTCCGCGAACGCCACCACGGCGCTGACGTCGTCGTCGTCGCTGACGCCGGAATGCTGTCGGCCGCTAATCTCAACGCCCTGCAGGAGGCAGGTTTCGATTTCATCGTAGGGTCCCGCACCGGCTCGGCGCCACGTGACCTGGCCGAACACTACGAACGCCGCGGCACCTACCTTCGCGACGGCCAAACCATCGAGACCAAGCGGACCATGGGGACCGGCGCGCACGCTCGCACACGGCGGGTGGTCTGGCACTACTCACGCAAACGCGAGCGCCGCGACAACATCACCTTGAACAAGCAGATCGAACGAGCCCAGGACATCGCCGACGGACGGCGCCGGCCGAAGAAGGACCGATTCGTGGCCCTCGGGAACCAGCCCGGCGTGAACTGGGACGCGGTCGACAAGGCCCGCTCCTACCTCGGCCTCAAAGGCTATGTCACCAGCCTCTCCAAAGACACGCTCTCCGGCGAACAAGTCGTCGCGGCCTACCACGACCTCTTCCGAGTCGAGGAATCATTCCGCATGGCCAAAAGCGACCTACGGGCCCGGCCGATGTTCCACCACCAGCGTGACTCCATCGAAGCGCACCTGACCATCGTGTTCGCCGCACTCGCCGTCACCCGCCACCTCACCGACACCACCGGCTACTCCATCAAACGCATCATCACCACACTGCGCCCAGTCCGCGACGTCATGATCCGGGTACGCGGACAACACGTCATGGCCGAAACACCACTCGACGGAACCGCCGCCTACATCATCGCGAAACTCCACGCCTCAACGGGGCACTAA
- a CDS encoding IS3 family transposase: MAARSRRKFSPQFKAEAVQLVVQSDRPIATVAAELGINAGTLGNWVNKYRQDNPEPDKSLTPADHARMAELEEELRRVKWRTSF, translated from the coding sequence ATGGCAGCACGGTCACGGCGGAAGTTCAGTCCGCAGTTCAAAGCAGAAGCGGTTCAGTTGGTCGTCCAGTCGGACCGGCCGATCGCCACGGTCGCCGCCGAGTTGGGTATCAACGCCGGCACTCTGGGTAATTGGGTGAACAAGTATCGTCAAGATAATCCGGAGCCGGATAAATCACTCACCCCGGCCGATCACGCCCGTATGGCTGAATTAGAAGAAGAGCTCCGCCGGGTCAAATGGAGAACGAGTTTCTAA
- a CDS encoding TetR/AcrR family transcriptional regulator has translation MRPSAEGESVNDWSADRPATDDDQLDPRLLRSRKRLLDAATHLLSTGGVEAVTVEAVTRMSKVARATLYRHFGGTAQLLAATFERLLPRVEVSATSGSVRDQLIALLTAQADLIDQAPLNITTLAWLSIGSVGGDPADSAAITSLRSRVIEEYRQPFDHILTHPDVQAQLGNIDTTFAIVQLLGPVVFARLTGLCTVDHDGCVQLVDDFLAARKQGDKPTPAESIHDLNRPGAGGSR, from the coding sequence ATGCGACCGTCGGCCGAAGGGGAGAGCGTGAACGACTGGAGTGCTGACCGGCCCGCTACGGACGACGATCAGCTCGATCCGCGACTGCTGCGCTCACGAAAACGATTGCTCGACGCTGCCACGCATCTCCTGAGCACTGGCGGTGTAGAGGCGGTTACCGTCGAGGCGGTCACTCGAATGTCAAAGGTTGCGCGGGCCACGCTCTATCGGCATTTCGGCGGGACCGCCCAGTTGCTTGCGGCGACCTTCGAGCGGCTGTTGCCCCGCGTCGAAGTCTCTGCCACCAGTGGGTCGGTACGCGACCAACTCATCGCGCTTCTCACGGCCCAAGCCGACCTGATTGACCAGGCGCCGCTAAACATTACGACTCTGGCTTGGCTGTCAATCGGATCAGTCGGCGGCGATCCTGCCGATTCGGCCGCGATCACCTCACTGCGTAGTCGAGTCATCGAGGAATACCGGCAGCCCTTTGACCACATCCTCACACATCCTGACGTACAGGCACAGCTCGGCAACATCGACACCACCTTCGCGATCGTTCAACTCCTCGGCCCCGTCGTGTTCGCTCGCCTCACTGGGCTCTGCACCGTCGACCACGACGGATGCGTGCAACTCGTTGATGATTTTCTTGCTGCCCGCAAGCAGGGAGACAAACCCACCCCGGCCGAGTCCATCCACGACCTGAACCGCCCTGGCGCCGGCGGATCTCGCTAA
- a CDS encoding IS3 family transposase (programmed frameshift): MAGRKRHSADEIVRKLRKADELAAAGSTGEEIAAELEVSAATLYNWRRSYGGMDLDAAKELKDLREQNNRLKRLLADAELEKDALREVAKGKILSPDAKRAAVDMLKRVKGMSERMACKTVGLSRSTYRTPKITDTPQDPDAELRGWLRDYSTKHPCHGFRRAWAALRHDEGRQINRKKVHRLWTDEGLQRKIRSARKRAGESSAPPFIEADAPKVVWAIDFQFDSTIDGKAIKIASAVDEHTKQSVLNIVERSVDAPRLVQELEKAFTAAGGPPQVLRLDNGPEFISQVLRGFCDGRVGLDYIPPGTPWNSGTAESFNSRMRRELLNRNHWTCLLEARVAIADYKEDHNTRHRHSSLGYLTPDEYAAQCRHTHTPVACEID; the protein is encoded by the exons ATGGCTGGACGGAAGAGGCACTCGGCGGACGAGATCGTCCGCAAGCTGCGCAAGGCCGATGAGCTCGCTGCGGCGGGATCGACGGGCGAGGAGATCGCCGCCGAGTTGGAGGTGTCGGCGGCAACGCTCTACAACTGGCGACGCTCGTACGGCGGGATGGACCTGGACGCGGCGAAGGAGCTCAAGGACCTGCGGGAGCAGAACAACCGGCTCAAGCGGCTGCTCGCGGACGCGGAGTTGGAGAAGGACGCTCTGCGGGAGGTGGCTA AAGGGAAAATTCTGAGCCCGGACGCCAAACGCGCCGCCGTCGACATGCTCAAGCGGGTCAAGGGCATGTCGGAACGGATGGCGTGCAAGACGGTCGGGCTCTCCCGCTCCACCTACCGCACCCCGAAAATCACTGACACACCACAGGATCCAGACGCGGAACTGCGGGGCTGGCTCCGTGATTACTCGACGAAACATCCCTGTCATGGGTTCCGCCGGGCGTGGGCGGCTTTGCGTCACGACGAGGGCCGGCAGATCAACCGCAAGAAGGTCCACCGGTTGTGGACCGACGAAGGGTTGCAGCGCAAGATCCGCTCCGCCCGTAAACGCGCCGGCGAGTCGTCCGCGCCCCCGTTCATCGAGGCGGATGCCCCGAAGGTGGTGTGGGCCATCGATTTCCAGTTCGATTCCACCATCGACGGGAAGGCAATCAAGATCGCGTCCGCGGTCGATGAGCACACCAAGCAGTCGGTGCTCAACATCGTCGAGCGTTCCGTCGACGCGCCGCGGCTCGTTCAAGAGCTGGAGAAGGCGTTTACCGCCGCGGGAGGGCCGCCGCAGGTGCTGCGACTCGACAACGGCCCGGAGTTCATCTCCCAGGTTCTCAGGGGCTTCTGCGACGGTCGGGTGGGCCTGGACTACATCCCACCAGGCACGCCGTGGAACAGCGGCACCGCCGAATCGTTCAACAGCCGGATGCGCCGCGAGCTGCTCAACCGCAACCACTGGACGTGCCTGCTCGAGGCACGGGTCGCGATCGCTGACTACAAGGAGGACCACAACACCCGACATCGGCATTCATCGCTGGGCTACCTCACGCCCGACGAGTACGCTGCCCAGTGCAGGCACACCCACACCCCGGTGGCCTGCGAGATCGACTGA